A stretch of Pelagicoccus enzymogenes DNA encodes these proteins:
- a CDS encoding TolC family protein — protein MEKDSPSKVSHSIVAGVTLAASLAWTGCTTQSYRKRADKAAYQVVSQVEEQIFGTPSDFSIETEYSNRNPKQIRIEEIFADRSVEGQLNLSLSDALAIATRSSRQYQNEKERLYLTALSLTGQRHAFRPQFFARSSARRIISADGEETDSIGTDVGVGLLLATGADLSLNIANDILRFVSNPSSESLSSALSFSISQPLLRGAGKKVAAERLTQAQRDVIYSVRNFAHFENEFAVSVVMDYFRLLQRKDTVYNEYKNYQSRIKSTEYLKARSVDRAKALDVNRAEQSELSARNRYINSIVAYRNSLDRFKITLGLPQTVEIRLQDSEMESLKEKGLILHKLDAQLGYQLATEHRLPLLNEIDQFEDVKRRTLIAADQLKPGLGFSASATVDSLDDNRYDEFDFDRVRRDVGLTLDLPLNKLSQRNNYRSALIGFESEIRSFSLTLDQLRSQIEESFQNLERLRQNYEIQSNAVVLAEKSVLGAQLSIEAGEGIYRDLEDAQDNLISAQNAQTGAIVDYLEARLGLLIFIGIIDTDTDRFWLTEASKVDLSALDSEASLSKTVQSDGSVITPDQLFNL, from the coding sequence ATGGAAAAGGACTCACCTTCTAAAGTAAGCCATTCGATCGTGGCAGGGGTGACCCTTGCCGCTTCCCTCGCATGGACCGGTTGCACGACCCAATCCTATCGAAAACGGGCCGACAAAGCGGCCTACCAAGTCGTCTCTCAAGTCGAGGAGCAGATTTTCGGAACGCCATCGGATTTTTCAATTGAAACCGAATACTCGAACCGCAACCCGAAACAAATCCGGATCGAGGAAATCTTTGCGGACCGCAGCGTTGAGGGACAGCTAAACCTCAGCTTGAGCGACGCCCTCGCGATTGCCACCCGAAGCAGTCGCCAGTACCAAAACGAAAAAGAGCGTCTCTACCTCACCGCCTTGAGCCTCACCGGGCAACGCCACGCCTTCCGACCGCAGTTCTTTGCTCGCAGCTCAGCTCGTCGCATTATCAGCGCCGACGGCGAAGAAACCGATTCGATCGGCACCGACGTGGGAGTCGGACTACTGCTGGCGACCGGAGCGGACCTGAGCCTGAATATAGCCAACGACATCCTGCGCTTCGTTTCCAACCCTTCCAGCGAATCCCTCTCCTCCGCCTTGAGCTTCAGCATCTCCCAACCGCTGCTAAGGGGAGCTGGGAAGAAGGTCGCAGCCGAGCGTCTCACCCAAGCCCAACGCGATGTCATCTACTCCGTGCGGAACTTCGCCCATTTCGAGAACGAGTTCGCCGTGTCCGTGGTGATGGACTACTTCCGCCTCCTCCAGCGCAAGGATACCGTCTACAACGAATACAAGAACTACCAGTCTCGCATCAAGTCGACCGAGTACCTGAAAGCCCGATCCGTAGACCGAGCCAAAGCGCTCGACGTCAACCGAGCCGAGCAATCCGAGCTGTCCGCCCGCAATCGCTACATCAACTCCATCGTCGCCTACCGCAACTCGCTCGACCGATTCAAGATCACTCTCGGCCTTCCCCAAACAGTGGAGATCCGCCTGCAGGACTCCGAAATGGAATCCTTGAAGGAAAAGGGCCTCATCTTGCATAAGCTCGATGCCCAACTCGGCTACCAACTCGCCACCGAGCACCGTCTTCCATTGCTCAACGAAATCGACCAGTTCGAGGACGTAAAGCGCCGCACCCTTATCGCGGCCGACCAGCTGAAACCGGGACTCGGCTTCTCTGCGAGCGCTACGGTCGACAGCCTCGACGACAATCGATACGACGAATTCGACTTCGATCGCGTGCGCCGCGATGTCGGGCTAACGCTCGACCTCCCTCTCAACAAGCTGTCCCAACGGAACAACTACAGGAGCGCTTTGATTGGCTTCGAGTCGGAAATCCGTTCCTTTAGCCTCACGCTCGACCAGCTGCGTTCGCAAATCGAGGAAAGCTTCCAAAACCTGGAACGTCTCCGCCAAAACTACGAGATCCAGTCCAATGCAGTTGTCCTAGCAGAAAAAAGCGTGCTCGGCGCCCAGCTTTCCATCGAGGCGGGCGAAGGGATTTACCGCGACCTAGAGGATGCCCAAGACAACCTCATCTCCGCTCAAAACGCCCAAACTGGAGCCATCGTCGACTACCTGGAAGCTCGCCTTGGTCTCCTCATCTTCATCGGTATCATCGACACGGATACCGATCGCTTCTGGTTGACGGAAGCAAGCAAAGTCGACCTGTCCGCCCTCGACTCCGAAGCGTCTCTTTCCAAAACAGTCCAGAGCGACGGATCCGTCATCACACCAGACCAACTTTTCAATCTTTAG